The following DNA comes from Microcella sp..
CGCGGGCGCGCTCGCCGAGGAGGCGACCGTCACCGTCGATGACGCCGATGCGACTGTCGCGCGTTTGATCTCTGAGTCGCAGGCTCGGGCCGCCGCCCTTCCCGCTACCGACGCGCTCAACGACACACGCCTCGTGCTCGTCAAGCTGCTCATCGGCACCGGCCGGCTGCGGCGGGGCGAGACGCTCAACGGCGGCCAGTTCATCCGGCAGTGGGCGGTCAAGCACCTGGTGCTGGCTCTGCGTGCGCGGGCGCAGCTCATTGACGGCGCCGAGCCTGCGGGCATCGAGCCGACGCGGCGGCTCGAGGAGGCGTTTCCTGAGATCGCCGCCGACATCGAAGCCGCAATCGCGCAGCCGGCCGAGCGTGCGGCTCAGAGCCTGTTCGAGCTGACGCGCCGGGTGCTCGAACCGGGGTGGAACGAGTTTCCGTCAGGCGCCGCCGACGCGATCGCGCGTCGACTCGGGTGGTGACTGTGCGGGCTGGGCCCTAACTCATGACCGAGGCGGTGAGCACGCTCGTGAAGAAGGTGAGACCGTCGATGCCCGATCGCATCGCGGCGGGCGTGTTCGGGCCGAAGCCCGGTTCGACCGCGTGCTCGGGGTGCGGCATGAGGCCGACGACGTTGCCGCGCTCGTTGCGCAGGCCCGCGATGTCGCGCAGCGAGCCGTTCGGGTTGACGTCGAGGTAGCGGAAGGCCACGAGGCCCTCGCCCTCGAGCCGATCAAGAGTCAGCTCGTCGGCGATGAACCCGCCCTCGCCGTTCTTGAGCGGGATGGTGATCTCTTGGCCCTGGGTGAACCCGTTGGTCCACGAGGAGTCTGTACTCTCGACGCGCAGGCGCTGGTCGCGGCGGATGAAGTCGCCGTGGTCGTTGCGGATCAGACCACCGGGCAGCAGGTGCGCCTCGACGAGAATCTGGAAGCCGTTGCAGATGCCCAACACCGGCATGCCGCTGTTCGCGGCGGCGATGACTTCGGCCATGATCGGCGATCGGGCCGCGATGGCGCCGCAGCGCAAATAGTCGCCGTAGCTGAACCCGCCGGGCAGCACGATCGCGTCGACGCCCATGAGGTCGTGGGTGCCATGCCACAGCGCGACGGGCTCGGCGCCCGCGAGGCGCACGGCGCGTTGCGCATCTCGATCGTCGAGCGAGCCGGGAAAGGTGACGACGCCGATGCGCACTAGCGGGTTTCTCCGGCCACGCCTGCACCGCTGACGTGCACGCTGATGACGTCTTCGATCACGCCGTTGCTGAGCATGTCGGCGGCCAGCTGCTCGACCGTCGCCATCAGGTCGGCGTCGACCTCGCCGTCGACGTGCAATTCGAAGCGCTTGCCGATGCGCACGTCGGCGATGTGCTCGTGACCGAGGCGGTGCAGAGCCCCCGCGACGGCCTTGCCAGCCGGGTCGAGAAGCTCGGCCTTGGGCATGACCTCGACGACGATGGTGGGCACGGCGGCTCCCTGCGCAGTGGGCGAACGATACGAGTTCAGCCTATCCTGGGCGTTTTTCGTCGCGCACCAGAACTCGAACCAGAAGGAGACCCCCTCGTGCTCGAACTGACTGGCTACACCCTGCTCGGCGTCGCAGTGGCGATCGCGCTCGTCGCCGTGATCATCGTCGTCGGCATCATCTCGCTCGCGACTCGCGTCATCGCGCGTCGATGGCCCGGCGTCTATCGCAGCTTCGGGCCCGCCCGCCGACGTCTGCGCGTGCTGCTCTTCGTCGTTGCGACGTGGATCGCCGTGTCGCTGACCCTTCCCGAGCCCGCGTGGCGCAGCACGATCAACCAGGTCTTCACGATTCTGGTGATCGGCGCGAGCGCGTGGCTGCTCAGCGCTGTCGTGCGCCTGCTGTTCGATCGGGTGCAGCGGCGCTACGACATCACCGCCGACGACAACCGCGTGGCGCGACGCATTCAGACCCAGCTCACGATTGTGCGCAGACTCGCCACCGTCATCATCGGCGTGCTCGCGCTCGCCGCCATGCTGCTCACCTTCCCGGGCGCGCAGGCCGCCGGTGCGAGCTTGCTCGCCTCGGCTGGCCTCGTGAGCGTCGTCGCGGGGCTCGCGGCACAATCGTCGCTCGCGAATGTCTTCGCGGGCATGTAACTCGCGTTCTCCGACGCGATTCGCATTGACGATGTGGTCACTGTTGAGGGAGAGTTCGGCCGCATCGAAGAGATCACCTTGACGTATGTCGTGGTGAGCATCTGGGACGAACGCCGTCTCGTGCTGCCCTCGACCTACTTCACGACGACGCCCTTCGAGAACTGGACTCGGCAGTCGGCGCAGCTCATGGGCACGGTTGAGCTCGACGTCGATTGGCGCGTCGACCTCGACGAGATGCGGCTCGAACTCACGCGCATCGTCGAAGCGAGCGACTGGTGGGACGGCCGCACGGCGAGCGTCGTCGCCACGGATGCGACGGGCGGCATCGTGCGCGTGCGTCCTCTCGTGAGTGCGCGCAACTCGAGTGACCTGTGGGACCTGCGCTGCCACGTGCGCGAGAAGCTCGTCACCTGGGTGCGACGTTCGCAGCCCGAGGCACTGCCGATTCAGCGCGTCGAACTGCCCGCACTCGATTCGTTGGCAGAGGTGTCGAGCAGGTAGTCCGCTCGCTCAAGGGTGGCCGCGATCGCGGCCGCGTTGCGTTCGTCGGGGCCGAGCGCCCAGGCGCGCGCCGCATCCGGGTTCTTGCCGAAGGCGATGTGGCGCGCGATGAGCCGCTCGTGCCGGATGGCGTCGTCGAGCACGATGCCGACGCTCAGGTCGAGCAGCGGGGCGACGCGGTGCCAGCCGTGCTCGCGCAGCAGCAGGTAGTTGCCCTCGACGATGACGCACCACCATTCAGGAGCCAGAGCGATCGCGCCGGGCACAGGCTCTTCGACACGCCGGTCGAAGCCCGGGGCACGCAGCGTTTCTCCTGAGTTGTGGAGATCGCGCAGCGACTCGAGCAGGGCGACGAAGGCGTCGACGTCGAAGGTGTCGGGGGCTCCCATGCGGTCGCGGCGGCCGAGTCTCACGAGCTCGGCCTGCGGCAGGTGGAAGCCGTCCATGGGCAGCACGGCCGAGCCGGGCAACCCGGCCGAGAGGGCAGCGGCGACCGTCGACTTACCAGCGCCGGGAGCGCCGGCGAGGCCGACGATGAGGGGGCCGGATGCTCGGGGCCGGGCCGCGCGCATCCGCTCGATCGCCGCGGTGAGGTCGTCGAGCGACTCAAGCGATGCCGGGGGCATCATCGCTGCAGGTCTGCACCGATACCGTGCTGGAACGCGTCGGCAACGATGAACTCGGCCCACTCGCGGTAGCCGCTCGCACTCGGGTGGAAGTCGTCGGTCGCGAAGTGGTCGTCGGCGTAGGGCGGCAGCGGCGGTGTCATGTGAGCGCGCGGGAACCGTTCGAGGGCGCGGCGCGCGCTCACCTCGAGCGACTGCGAATGCAGGGCGAGCGTTGTGCGCAGCGGCTCGGGCAGCAGGCCGAAGCGGTGAAAGGCCGGCAGAGCGCTCATGAGCACCACGGCGTCGGGGTGGGCGGCGAAAGTCACGCGCAGGATGCGCTTGATGTCGCGCCTGAAGGCGCGGTGCGACCGTACCTGCATCGAGTCGTTGGCGCCGAGACTGATGACGACGAGGTCGGTCGGGGCGTTGAGGGCTTCGTCGAGGTGGTCGCGGATGACGTCGCGGGCGGTGGCCCCGTTGCGTCCGCGAGACCGCCAGCGCACGGGGCGGCCGGTGAGCTCGGTGAGCTGGGCGCTCAGATGGCCCGCGAGCGCCACGGCGGCATCGTCGACGCCGACCCCGACGGCCATCGAGTCGCCGAGCACGAGCAGGTGGATCGGGTCGGTGCCGCCGCCGCCCTCCCACGGCCGAGGCGGCTCGGGCAGCAACGGCACGACTCGGCGCAGCCTCACGGTCTGCGGCAACAGGATGGGGGCAAGCGCCAGCGCCACGGCCCGACTGAGCCGGCGGCCGCGCAACGGTCGGGGGCTCGAGGTCATGGGCGCGAGTCTAGGCCTGCGGTGCGATCGAACGACGTGGCCGTCGGCTCGCGCCGCACCTCAATGGTCGTCGAGCAGGCGGTCGAAGCCGACGCTTACGGCATCCTCGACCGCGAAGTCGGCCCAGTCGCGGTAGCCGATCGCGCTCGGGTGAAAGTCATCGCTCGCGAAGAAGCCCTCGGTGTAGGGCGGGGGCGGGGGCGACATGTGGGCGCGCGGGTGGGCGGCGATGAGCGCACGAGCCTCGCGCTCGAGCGCCTGTGAGTGCCGATAGAGGCTGCGCCGCAGCGGGTCGGGAAGCAGCGAGAAACGAAAGAACGCCGGCAGCGACGACATGAGCAGGGCAGCCTCGGGATGCGCTGCGAAGGTGCGCTGGATGATGCGCCGGATGTCGCGGC
Coding sequences within:
- the purQ gene encoding phosphoribosylformylglycinamidine synthase subunit PurQ — protein: MRIGVVTFPGSLDDRDAQRAVRLAGAEPVALWHGTHDLMGVDAIVLPGGFSYGDYLRCGAIAARSPIMAEVIAAANSGMPVLGICNGFQILVEAHLLPGGLIRNDHGDFIRRDQRLRVESTDSSWTNGFTQGQEITIPLKNGEGGFIADELTLDRLEGEGLVAFRYLDVNPNGSLRDIAGLRNERGNVVGLMPHPEHAVEPGFGPNTPAAMRSGIDGLTFFTSVLTASVMS
- the purS gene encoding phosphoribosylformylglycinamidine synthase subunit PurS, which translates into the protein MPTIVVEVMPKAELLDPAGKAVAGALHRLGHEHIADVRIGKRFELHVDGEVDADLMATVEQLAADMLSNGVIEDVISVHVSGAGVAGETR
- a CDS encoding nucleoside/nucleotide kinase family protein — its product is MMPPASLESLDDLTAAIERMRAARPRASGPLIVGLAGAPGAGKSTVAAALSAGLPGSAVLPMDGFHLPQAELVRLGRRDRMGAPDTFDVDAFVALLESLRDLHNSGETLRAPGFDRRVEEPVPGAIALAPEWWCVIVEGNYLLLREHGWHRVAPLLDLSVGIVLDDAIRHERLIARHIAFGKNPDAARAWALGPDERNAAAIAATLERADYLLDTSANESSAGSSTR
- a CDS encoding SGNH/GDSL hydrolase family protein, with translation MTSSPRPLRGRRLSRAVALALAPILLPQTVRLRRVVPLLPEPPRPWEGGGGTDPIHLLVLGDSMAVGVGVDDAAVALAGHLSAQLTELTGRPVRWRSRGRNGATARDVIRDHLDEALNAPTDLVVISLGANDSMQVRSHRAFRRDIKRILRVTFAAHPDAVVLMSALPAFHRFGLLPEPLRTTLALHSQSLEVSARRALERFPRAHMTPPLPPYADDHFATDDFHPSASGYREWAEFIVADAFQHGIGADLQR